A portion of the Chondrinema litorale genome contains these proteins:
- a CDS encoding DUF6134 family protein produces MILNKPATYSAIFFFLYILTLDTNCLSQSRKYLVYKGNKEIGVLTINKKNISDEEHFRIESDATFRVVFEFSTQFTMDAVFKAGKLKSSYTKNILNDSERESTLIELENGKYKRLKDGEDLDYLDIKHPEYSMAHLYYQEPKNISEVFSERFGEFLSIKEINPSEYELTLPDGRTNIYTYKNGRCSEVKVNHMLATLYFKLVQ; encoded by the coding sequence ATGATTTTAAACAAACCAGCAACTTACTCAGCAATATTTTTTTTCCTGTATATTCTCACATTAGATACAAACTGTTTGTCTCAATCTCGAAAATATTTGGTTTACAAAGGGAATAAAGAAATTGGAGTGTTAACTATCAATAAAAAAAATATTTCCGACGAAGAACATTTTAGAATTGAAAGTGACGCTACATTTCGTGTGGTATTTGAGTTTTCTACTCAGTTTACTATGGATGCTGTTTTTAAAGCGGGCAAATTAAAAAGCTCATATACCAAAAATATTCTCAACGATTCGGAAAGAGAGTCTACATTAATTGAGCTAGAAAATGGAAAATACAAAAGATTAAAAGACGGCGAGGATCTAGATTATTTAGATATAAAACATCCAGAATATTCCATGGCACATTTATATTATCAGGAGCCAAAAAATATTTCAGAAGTATTTTCCGAAAGGTTCGGTGAGTTTCTTTCCATCAAAGAAATAAATCCTTCAGAATACGAATTAACCTTACCAGATGGCAGAACTAATATTTATACATATAAAAATGGTCGATGTAGCGAGGTAAAGGTAAACCATATGCTGGCAACGCTTTACTTTAAATTAGTACAGTAG
- a CDS encoding sterol desaturase family protein gives MDVTNPLLYALPFFITLIIVEIVLSVKHDRHLYYWNDFFASVSMGAGATILASFTKIASIGIFFFLFEVFKPVRMELLGYESLGWAWYVWIICQLLDDHNYYWYHRLSHTVRLFWAAHIVHHSSENFNLGSGIRNGWFTLFYKPMFWLWMPIVGFEPIMLATCLGIQAIYQFHLHTKSVPNLGFFEKFMNTPRQHQVHHSCNLEYLDKNHGGFLNIFDRIYGSHLALDEKIEPKFGVIHPPNSFNPLIIATHEFKNIWMDVKKSKSVKEAFMSIFGPPGWSADGSTKTAREIQRAMRDGIELKPTEIVS, from the coding sequence ATGGATGTAACAAATCCGCTGTTATACGCACTGCCTTTTTTTATCACACTTATTATAGTAGAAATTGTATTAAGTGTTAAGCACGACAGGCATCTTTATTATTGGAATGATTTCTTTGCCAGCGTTTCTATGGGAGCAGGCGCCACAATTCTTGCTTCTTTTACTAAAATAGCCTCAATAGGTATATTCTTTTTTCTTTTTGAGGTTTTTAAACCTGTAAGAATGGAATTGCTCGGCTATGAATCTTTAGGTTGGGCTTGGTATGTTTGGATTATTTGCCAACTATTGGACGATCACAACTATTATTGGTATCACAGGTTGAGCCATACAGTTAGGCTTTTCTGGGCAGCACATATTGTGCACCACTCTTCAGAAAACTTTAACTTAGGTTCTGGAATCAGAAACGGATGGTTTACCTTGTTTTATAAGCCGATGTTTTGGTTGTGGATGCCAATTGTAGGTTTCGAGCCTATTATGCTTGCAACTTGCCTGGGAATTCAGGCAATTTATCAATTCCACTTACACACAAAGTCAGTTCCTAATCTAGGTTTTTTCGAGAAGTTTATGAATACCCCAAGACAACATCAAGTGCACCACTCTTGCAATCTTGAATACTTGGATAAAAACCATGGAGGTTTCCTAAATATATTTGATCGTATATATGGAAGTCACTTGGCACTTGATGAAAAAATTGAACCTAAATTCGGCGTAATACATCCACCAAACTCATTTAACCCGCTAATTATAGCAACTCATGAGTTTAAAAATATTTGGATGGATGTAAAAAAATCTAAAAGTGTTAAAGAAGCATTTATGAGTATTTTTGGCCCTCCAGGTTGGAGTGCAGATGGTAGTACTAAAACTGCCAGAGAAATACAGAGAGCTATGAGAGATGGCATTGAACTAAAACCTACTGAAATAGTGTCTTAA
- a CDS encoding RNA methyltransferase — protein sequence MRKLSMQELNRHSVESFKDVEKFPVVLVLDNIRSLNNVGSAFRTGDAFKVEKICLCGITGKPPHRDINKTALGATDSVSWEHYQSTESAVDALIEVGYKVIAIEQTENAIPLHEFDIETSEKYAFVFGNEVFGVEDTVLKKCEASLEIPQFGTKHSLNISVSIGIILWNYVKVVL from the coding sequence ATGAGAAAATTATCGATGCAGGAATTAAACAGACATTCTGTTGAAAGTTTTAAAGATGTCGAAAAATTCCCTGTTGTACTCGTTTTAGATAACATTAGAAGTCTTAATAATGTTGGTTCTGCTTTTAGAACAGGAGATGCATTTAAAGTAGAAAAAATTTGTTTGTGCGGTATTACGGGTAAACCACCTCACAGAGATATCAACAAAACAGCATTAGGTGCTACAGATTCTGTAAGTTGGGAGCATTACCAATCAACAGAAAGCGCTGTGGATGCATTAATAGAAGTTGGTTATAAAGTAATCGCTATAGAGCAAACAGAAAATGCGATACCACTTCATGAGTTTGATATTGAGACAAGTGAGAAATATGCTTTTGTATTTGGTAATGAGGTTTTTGGTGTAGAAGATACTGTATTAAAAAAATGTGAGGCTAGTTTGGAGATCCCTCAATTCGGAACAAAACATTCTTTAAATATATCGGTAAGTATAGGCATAATTCTGTGGAATTACGTTAAAGTAGTTTTGTGA
- a CDS encoding DUF4112 domain-containing protein, translating into MNQTTKTDHVLLTKAVSLMETAIKIPGTNIRFGLDALLGLIPGVGDTVSFGISGALLLLMVKKGVDTPTATKMLGNVLIDYIIGSIPIIGDLFDFGFKANRRNLDLLMKYQNQTNTYKKPNVKLMLTLIAIALVAFLGLTIFVLFALLNGIGELFS; encoded by the coding sequence ATGAACCAGACTACTAAAACAGACCACGTTTTACTTACAAAAGCTGTAAGCCTGATGGAAACTGCTATAAAAATTCCGGGTACAAATATACGATTTGGATTGGATGCACTCCTAGGACTTATTCCGGGAGTAGGAGATACTGTTTCATTTGGTATTTCGGGAGCACTACTTCTATTAATGGTAAAAAAAGGTGTAGACACTCCCACAGCCACTAAGATGTTGGGCAATGTATTAATTGACTATATAATTGGTTCTATTCCGATAATAGGCGATTTGTTTGATTTTGGTTTTAAAGCGAATAGAAGAAACCTAGATCTATTAATGAAATATCAAAACCAAACAAATACTTATAAAAAGCCAAATGTAAAATTAATGCTCACTTTAATCGCAATCGCTTTAGTTGCATTTTTAGGCCTTACTATTTTTGTACTTTTTGCCTTATTAAATGGTATTGGTGAGTTGTTTTCTTAA
- a CDS encoding DEAD/DEAH box helicase, with protein MNFEEFNLDASLLDGLKAIGFKEATPVQEAAIPAIIDNKDIIACAQTGTGKTAAFVLPILHKITVTQPSSIDTLIISPTRELAMQIDQQIEGLGYFTGASSKAIYGGVDGKAWETERKALTEGADVIIATPGKLLSFLRQNIGSFQNLKHLVLDEADRMLDMGFYNDIIQIISFLPKERQTLLFSATMPRKIRDLAGKILTDPIEVNIAISKPAENVVQAGFVVYDEQKIPVIEWLLEMSDTKSVIIFASTKSSVKEVTKALSKIRDNVKEIHSDLEQHEREEVLRNFKNKKIDVIVATDIISRGIDIDSISLVINYDVPQDAEDYIHRVGRTARAASEGEAVTLINPKDQNRFAKIENLIGSAIRKAPLPKSVGEGPEYKPTFRKDRNSSYKKKNSFSRNKRKSFKK; from the coding sequence TTGAATTTCGAAGAGTTTAACCTTGATGCCTCGTTGTTAGATGGTTTAAAGGCAATTGGTTTTAAAGAGGCAACACCGGTGCAGGAAGCAGCTATTCCAGCTATTATAGATAATAAAGATATAATCGCATGTGCACAAACAGGCACTGGCAAAACCGCAGCATTTGTATTGCCAATACTGCATAAAATAACAGTAACTCAACCTTCAAGTATAGATACCCTTATAATATCTCCAACAAGAGAATTGGCAATGCAGATTGACCAACAGATAGAAGGTCTTGGGTATTTTACTGGGGCAAGTTCCAAAGCTATTTATGGTGGTGTAGATGGTAAAGCTTGGGAAACAGAACGTAAAGCATTGACGGAAGGAGCCGATGTAATAATTGCTACTCCAGGTAAACTGCTTTCATTTTTAAGGCAAAATATCGGCAGTTTTCAAAACCTTAAGCACCTTGTGCTAGACGAGGCTGATCGTATGCTGGATATGGGTTTTTATAATGATATTATCCAGATAATTAGTTTTTTACCCAAAGAGCGTCAAACTCTGTTGTTTTCGGCTACTATGCCTAGAAAAATTAGAGACCTTGCAGGCAAAATATTAACCGATCCTATTGAAGTTAACATTGCAATTTCTAAACCTGCAGAAAATGTAGTACAAGCAGGATTTGTAGTATATGATGAGCAAAAAATACCAGTAATAGAATGGTTACTCGAAATGAGTGATACCAAAAGTGTAATTATCTTTGCTTCTACAAAATCATCTGTAAAAGAAGTTACTAAAGCTTTAAGTAAAATTAGAGATAATGTAAAAGAAATTCACTCTGATCTGGAACAACACGAACGAGAAGAAGTTTTGAGAAACTTCAAAAATAAAAAGATAGATGTAATAGTTGCAACAGACATTATTTCGAGAGGGATTGACATAGATTCGATTAGTTTAGTGATAAATTACGATGTGCCTCAAGATGCAGAAGATTATATTCATAGAGTTGGAAGAACTGCCAGAGCAGCATCTGAAGGAGAGGCAGTAACATTAATAAACCCAAAAGATCAGAACAGGTTTGCTAAAATCGAAAATTTAATCGGTAGTGCAATACGTAAAGCCCCGCTTCCTAAATCAGTAGGTGAAGGGCCAGAGTATAAACCAACTTTTAGAAAAGATAGAAATAGCTCTTATAAGAAAAAGAACTCGTTTTCTAGAAATAAGAGAAAATCTTTCAAAAAATAA
- a CDS encoding 4-hydroxy-3-methylbut-2-enyl diphosphate reductase, translating into MLHLKVTIDKDSGFCFGVVYAIEMAEEILREEGRLFCLGDIVHNDEEVNRLEALGLRIISHEDLKFIKNEKVLIRAHGEPASTYQIALTNNLELIDASCPVVLKLQNRIKNAHDKNENIFIYGKHGHAEVIGLKAQTNDKAVVFQDLDELNLAELPEEITLFSQTTKSTSKFYEITESLSNSGIKINTNDTICRQVSNRDKLLKDFAAKFDKIVFVSGTKSSNGKVLYNICKEINPNTYFISRPEEIQSNQFNNNDTVGICGATSTPMWLMEKVKSTIEEF; encoded by the coding sequence ATGCTGCACTTAAAAGTTACTATTGATAAAGACTCAGGTTTTTGTTTTGGTGTTGTTTACGCTATTGAAATGGCAGAAGAAATCCTTAGAGAAGAGGGGCGACTTTTCTGCTTGGGAGACATTGTGCATAATGATGAAGAAGTAAACAGACTTGAAGCTTTAGGCTTACGAATTATCTCACATGAAGATTTAAAGTTTATTAAAAATGAAAAAGTCTTAATTAGAGCTCATGGTGAGCCAGCTTCTACTTACCAAATAGCATTAACAAACAACTTAGAACTTATTGATGCTTCTTGCCCAGTTGTATTAAAATTACAAAACAGGATAAAAAACGCTCATGATAAAAATGAAAATATTTTTATCTATGGCAAACATGGCCACGCAGAGGTAATAGGGCTTAAAGCCCAAACAAATGATAAAGCTGTAGTTTTTCAGGATTTAGACGAATTGAATTTAGCAGAATTACCAGAAGAAATAACATTGTTTAGCCAAACCACTAAAAGCACCAGCAAGTTTTATGAAATTACAGAAAGTCTGAGCAATTCTGGTATTAAGATTAATACAAATGATACTATTTGCAGACAGGTTTCTAATAGAGATAAACTTTTAAAAGATTTCGCAGCAAAGTTCGACAAAATAGTATTTGTGTCTGGCACAAAATCGTCTAATGGAAAAGTTCTATACAACATCTGTAAAGAAATAAACCCAAATACTTACTTTATTTCCAGACCTGAAGAAATTCAATCGAATCAATTTAATAATAATGATACTGTTGGTATTTGTGGAGCTACTTCAACTCCTATGTGGTTAATGGAAAAAGTAAAATCTACTATAGAAGAGTTTTAA
- a CDS encoding YihY/virulence factor BrkB family protein: MSTLIMQFKSLIDFFDKGIWRLKLDELPRTKAIFYKELRILITAIKGYISDECAIRASALTFFSMLSIVPVFAMIFGIAKGFGIEDMLETQMRQEFYGQGEVVEKIIEFAKSLLDTTNGGVVAGIGFLLVLYSVLKLLTNIEQTFNTAWKITDPRTLYRKLTDYTTFIVIAPILFTLSSSISVFVISNIESFAEQMYMTELIESILTVILEFVSFALICMLMILLYILLPHTKVAWRAAIQAGILAGTIFIIVQWAYVNFQIGVSKANAVYGSFAALPLFLVWLQTSWFIVIFGAEYAYAVQFVDKSNQEPEMDKLSEHTIKIVALLITSHLTKVFEKGEKAQDPHQIADNVQLPANVVNEVLDLLIKGNVLSKISEEDTYLYQPALDINKITISFVLNALEDKGKIDLAYIQTEEAETLRSIFKEFREITSNSGINKLLKDI, encoded by the coding sequence ATGAGTACACTTATCATGCAGTTTAAGTCATTAATTGACTTTTTTGATAAAGGGATTTGGAGGTTAAAGCTTGATGAGTTACCACGAACTAAAGCTATTTTTTATAAAGAGCTAAGAATCTTAATTACAGCAATAAAAGGATATATAAGTGATGAGTGTGCGATAAGAGCTTCAGCACTTACTTTCTTTTCGATGCTTTCTATCGTACCGGTTTTCGCAATGATTTTCGGGATTGCAAAAGGTTTTGGTATTGAAGATATGCTAGAAACGCAAATGCGTCAGGAGTTTTATGGGCAAGGCGAGGTAGTTGAAAAGATAATAGAATTCGCAAAGTCATTATTAGATACTACAAATGGTGGCGTGGTGGCTGGTATTGGCTTTTTGCTAGTATTATATAGTGTATTAAAGCTATTAACAAACATAGAACAAACATTCAACACAGCATGGAAAATTACTGATCCTAGAACCTTATACAGAAAACTTACAGATTACACTACATTTATTGTAATTGCACCAATCCTATTTACTTTATCGAGTAGTATTTCAGTCTTTGTAATTTCCAATATAGAAAGCTTTGCAGAACAAATGTATATGACAGAGCTTATCGAAAGTATTTTAACAGTGATTTTGGAGTTTGTCTCCTTTGCACTGATATGCATGTTAATGATACTATTATACATCTTACTGCCACATACAAAAGTTGCTTGGAGAGCTGCAATTCAAGCGGGAATTCTAGCAGGTACAATCTTTATTATTGTACAGTGGGCTTATGTAAATTTTCAAATTGGTGTATCCAAAGCAAATGCTGTTTATGGAAGCTTTGCAGCATTGCCTTTATTTTTAGTTTGGTTACAAACAAGCTGGTTTATAGTTATTTTTGGTGCTGAGTATGCCTATGCTGTACAGTTTGTTGATAAGTCTAATCAAGAACCTGAAATGGATAAATTAAGTGAACATACGATTAAGATTGTAGCTCTCTTAATTACTAGTCATTTAACCAAAGTATTTGAAAAAGGAGAAAAGGCTCAGGATCCACACCAAATAGCAGATAATGTGCAGCTTCCAGCGAATGTTGTAAATGAGGTGCTCGATTTACTTATTAAAGGAAATGTACTTTCTAAAATAAGTGAGGAAGATACTTACTTATATCAGCCAGCATTAGATATTAATAAAATTACGATAAGCTTTGTACTAAATGCTTTAGAAGATAAAGGTAAAATTGACCTTGCATATATACAGACAGAAGAAGCTGAAACGCTAAGGTCTATTTTTAAGGAATTTAGAGAGATAACTTCAAACTCTGGTATAAATAAACTGCTTAAAGATATTTAG
- the prfA gene encoding peptide chain release factor 1, with product MLNKLEELKERFEEVSKLIVLPETMADMKKYAKLNKEYKELERIVKDFHKYKEVVENIDNTRAMLATEKDPEFREMAKEELDSFQKEKEILEDNLKAMMIPKDPNDSKDVILEVRAGAGGDEAAIFAGDLFRMYERFAETQGWKVSLMDVTEGSSGGYKEIIASVTGEDVYGKLKYESGVHRVQRVPATETQGRVHTSAASVAVLPEMEEVEVDVNMSDVKKEIFCASGPGGQSVNTTYSAVRLTHIPTGIVASCQDEKSQHKNLDKALSVLRARIYEIELKKHNDEVGAARKSMVGSGDRSDKIRTYNFPQSRVTDHRINHTVYNLPSVVNGEIGDFIEKLRIADNTEKMKEGSGALTD from the coding sequence ATGCTTAATAAATTAGAAGAACTTAAAGAGAGATTCGAAGAAGTAAGTAAATTGATTGTACTGCCAGAAACCATGGCAGACATGAAAAAATATGCAAAGCTCAACAAAGAATACAAAGAGCTAGAAAGAATTGTTAAAGACTTTCATAAGTATAAAGAAGTAGTTGAAAACATTGACAACACTAGAGCAATGTTAGCTACTGAAAAAGATCCTGAATTTAGAGAGATGGCTAAGGAAGAGTTAGATTCTTTCCAAAAAGAAAAAGAAATTTTGGAAGATAATCTAAAAGCCATGATGATTCCTAAGGATCCTAATGATAGTAAAGATGTCATTCTCGAAGTTAGAGCTGGAGCAGGTGGAGACGAAGCTGCAATTTTTGCAGGTGATTTATTTAGAATGTACGAGCGTTTTGCAGAAACTCAAGGTTGGAAAGTGAGTCTCATGGATGTAACCGAAGGTTCTTCTGGAGGTTATAAAGAGATTATTGCATCGGTTACAGGTGAAGACGTTTATGGTAAACTGAAATACGAATCGGGGGTTCATAGAGTACAAAGAGTTCCTGCAACGGAAACTCAGGGACGAGTTCATACATCAGCAGCTAGTGTGGCAGTATTGCCAGAAATGGAAGAAGTAGAAGTTGATGTAAATATGTCTGATGTGAAAAAAGAAATCTTCTGTGCATCTGGTCCTGGTGGTCAGTCTGTGAACACAACTTACTCAGCAGTAAGGCTTACTCATATACCTACTGGTATTGTAGCTTCTTGTCAGGATGAAAAGTCTCAGCATAAAAACCTTGATAAGGCGCTAAGTGTACTAAGAGCAAGGATTTATGAAATTGAGCTTAAAAAACACAATGATGAAGTAGGTGCAGCCAGAAAATCTATGGTAGGTAGTGGTGACAGGTCTGATAAAATTAGAACATATAATTTCCCTCAAAGCCGAGTTACAGATCACCGTATTAATCATACAGTATATAACTTGCCAAGTGTGGTAAATGGTGAAATTGGTGATTTTATAGAGAAACTAAGAATTGCAGATAATACAGAAAAAATGAAAGAAGGTTCAGGTGCATTAACCGACTAA
- a CDS encoding toxin-antitoxin system YwqK family antitoxin: protein MFRKILKTSLLLFIVNLTLFLPAFSQNKKKEKESTEQSDTLLVQTNPNFKPTLEINPGAIEVEKKKAKKKKRKKKVFYGIKTKVRYTKEYNNSRTKVIFRKVHVLKEPEVPNQFVSEVYFFNDKKREVGKIAPEHYKPEMGMLLHGTYERTIDGYLVDRGIFYKGAKHGRWEKYGNNLELLDKQYYYRGHPKDSKITFYDNSQKKVKEVIPVQYGKKDGVYLSFYESGRLKEKGEYRDDIKVGRWYEYFDRERSSNKKETQYVNRNRPYEEDFEPYTVREWDEKGEKIVDNRSRN from the coding sequence ATGTTTAGAAAAATTTTAAAGACATCTCTTTTATTATTTATAGTAAATTTAACTTTGTTCCTACCAGCTTTTTCACAAAACAAAAAAAAGGAAAAAGAGAGTACTGAGCAGAGTGATACATTATTAGTTCAGACGAATCCAAACTTTAAACCTACACTTGAGATAAATCCAGGTGCCATAGAGGTAGAGAAAAAGAAAGCTAAGAAAAAGAAAAGAAAGAAAAAGGTTTTCTATGGTATCAAAACCAAGGTAAGGTATACAAAGGAATATAATAATAGTAGGACTAAAGTTATTTTTCGTAAAGTTCATGTTTTAAAAGAACCTGAAGTTCCAAACCAATTTGTGAGTGAAGTTTATTTCTTTAATGATAAGAAAAGAGAAGTAGGAAAAATTGCTCCAGAACATTATAAGCCTGAAATGGGTATGTTATTGCATGGAACTTATGAAAGAACTATAGATGGTTATCTGGTTGATAGAGGCATTTTTTATAAAGGTGCTAAACATGGCAGATGGGAGAAGTACGGTAATAATTTGGAGTTGTTAGATAAACAATATTATTACAGAGGTCATCCAAAAGATTCTAAAATTACTTTTTATGATAATTCTCAGAAGAAAGTAAAAGAAGTTATTCCTGTTCAGTATGGTAAAAAAGATGGAGTTTATCTTTCTTTTTATGAGAGTGGAAGATTAAAAGAAAAAGGAGAATATAGAGACGATATTAAAGTAGGGCGTTGGTACGAGTATTTTGATCGTGAAAGATCAAGCAATAAAAAAGAAACTCAGTATGTAAACAGAAATAGACCTTACGAAGAAGACTTTGAGCCTTATACAGTGAGGGAGTGGGATGAAAAAGGTGAAAAGATTGTAGATAACCGCAGCAGAAACTGA
- the prmA gene encoding 50S ribosomal protein L11 methyltransferase, which produces MSYILLKVSCNEEAADLLIAELSEHGFDSFIETDSGFEASVEKDAFNEDAVDEVFGFYSSLGSLSYQSEEVEKQNWNKLWESNYDMVFVNDDCLIRAEFHEPPKPYKYELLITPKMSFGTGHHATTKLMLLNQMETDHVGKKVFEAGSGTGVLSIMAIKLGAQQVDACEVEDWSVENTLENASLNSVTVNCQLGTAANFTHLGQYDIVLANINRNVILEEIPVYNDMLLSDGILILSGFHGEDIPLIVNKATSLRLQFIKSKVQENWVSLVFKKG; this is translated from the coding sequence ATGAGTTATATCCTTTTAAAAGTAAGCTGTAACGAGGAAGCAGCAGATTTACTAATAGCAGAATTATCTGAACACGGATTTGATTCTTTTATAGAAACAGATTCTGGTTTTGAGGCTTCTGTTGAAAAGGATGCATTTAACGAAGATGCTGTAGATGAGGTCTTCGGTTTTTATTCATCATTAGGTTCATTAAGTTACCAGTCTGAAGAAGTAGAGAAGCAGAACTGGAATAAGCTCTGGGAGAGCAATTATGATATGGTTTTTGTAAATGACGACTGTTTGATAAGAGCAGAGTTTCACGAACCTCCTAAGCCATATAAATATGAATTGCTTATAACTCCCAAAATGTCATTTGGTACTGGGCATCATGCAACCACCAAGCTTATGTTGTTAAACCAAATGGAGACTGACCATGTAGGTAAAAAAGTTTTTGAGGCAGGTAGTGGTACTGGCGTACTTTCAATTATGGCTATTAAGCTTGGAGCACAACAAGTAGACGCTTGCGAAGTAGAAGACTGGTCAGTTGAGAATACTTTAGAAAATGCTTCACTCAATAGTGTTACTGTTAATTGCCAGCTAGGAACAGCCGCTAATTTCACTCATTTAGGCCAATACGATATAGTACTGGCAAACATCAACCGCAACGTAATTCTAGAAGAAATACCGGTCTACAACGATATGCTATTATCAGATGGAATCTTAATTTTAAGCGGGTTTCATGGTGAAGATATTCCTTTAATAGTCAATAAAGCCACATCTTTACGTTTACAATTCATAAAAAGCAAAGTGCAGGAAAACTGGGTTAGTCTGGTTTTTAAGAAAGGATAG
- a CDS encoding DUF6150 family protein: MKLFFMLVPMLLGFLPVENEQLKSDRTGICDVYGTAFEVKNVFEATYRVYLEEDEYSADLIVFKETNELMADDTGLWFFTKNKAFAEFTICYVEDRNLADFTVHYTDVDVEAHCNR, translated from the coding sequence ATGAAGCTATTTTTTATGTTAGTGCCAATGTTGCTTGGCTTCTTACCAGTAGAAAATGAGCAACTAAAATCTGATCGAACAGGAATTTGCGATGTATATGGTACTGCTTTCGAAGTGAAAAATGTATTCGAAGCTACTTATCGTGTATATCTCGAAGAAGACGAATACTCTGCAGATTTAATAGTATTTAAAGAAACAAATGAATTAATGGCAGATGATACCGGACTTTGGTTTTTTACAAAGAACAAAGCATTTGCAGAATTTACCATTTGTTATGTAGAAGATCGAAACTTGGCAGATTTTACTGTACATTATACAGATGTTGATGTAGAAGCACACTGCAATAGATAA
- the tpiA gene encoding triose-phosphate isomerase: MAKKIVAGNWKMNTLKEDAQKLASEVVNMTKDEVPSDVTLIMCTPFIHLSQVKSLVGSSSNVFVGAQNCYTKTSGAYTGETAAPMLKSYGIDYVILGHSERREYFKESNQELAEKVDIVLANDMLPIFCCGEVLDEREANKQEEIVGSQLEESLFHLSAEDFSKVVIAYEPVWAIGTGKTASSEQAQEMHAFIRGLVEKKYGTEVAAETSILYGGSCKPSNAEELFACPDVDGGLIGGASLKSRDFIDIAKSY; encoded by the coding sequence ATGGCAAAAAAAATTGTAGCAGGAAACTGGAAGATGAATACGCTTAAAGAAGATGCACAAAAACTTGCTTCTGAAGTGGTAAACATGACAAAAGACGAAGTACCCTCAGATGTTACTTTAATTATGTGTACTCCTTTTATTCATTTATCTCAGGTTAAAAGTTTAGTTGGTAGTTCTTCAAATGTATTTGTAGGTGCGCAAAATTGCTACACTAAAACTTCTGGTGCTTACACAGGTGAGACAGCAGCACCAATGTTAAAGTCTTACGGAATCGATTATGTAATTCTTGGACACAGTGAGCGTAGAGAGTATTTTAAAGAAAGCAACCAAGAACTTGCAGAAAAAGTAGACATCGTTTTAGCAAATGATATGTTACCAATTTTCTGCTGTGGCGAGGTACTTGACGAAAGAGAAGCTAACAAACAAGAAGAAATTGTAGGTTCTCAATTAGAAGAATCTCTTTTCCATCTTTCAGCTGAAGACTTTTCTAAAGTAGTAATTGCATACGAACCTGTATGGGCAATTGGTACTGGTAAAACTGCAAGTAGCGAGCAAGCTCAAGAAATGCATGCATTTATTAGAGGATTAGTAGAAAAGAAATACGGAACAGAAGTAGCAGCAGAAACTTCTATTCTATACGGTGGAAGTTGTAAGCCTTCTAATGCAGAAGAATTATTTGCTTGTCCAGATGTAGATGGTGGATTAATCGGTGGCGCTTCTTTAAAATCAAGAGATTTTATTGACATAGCTAAATCTTATTAA
- the nth gene encoding endonuclease III, protein MTKKEKVAEIIRILDELYPEVPIPLDHQDSYTLLIAVLLSAQCTDARVNKITPLLFARADNPYDMILLTVEEIKQIIRPCGLSPMKSNAIWNLSKILIDKHGGEVPDNFKDLEALPGVGHKTASVVMSQAFGQPAFPVDTHIHRLMYRWGLSNGKSVEQTEKDAKRLFPKEKWNKLHLQIIYYGREYCPARGFVLDNCPITKKFGRQSFIDSLNKKPVKKKA, encoded by the coding sequence ATGACAAAAAAAGAAAAAGTGGCTGAAATAATCAGAATATTGGATGAATTATATCCTGAAGTACCTATTCCTTTAGATCATCAGGATTCATACACTTTATTGATAGCAGTTTTACTTTCAGCACAATGTACTGATGCAAGAGTAAATAAAATTACACCTTTGCTTTTTGCCAGAGCAGATAATCCATACGATATGATTCTGCTTACTGTAGAAGAGATTAAGCAAATTATAAGACCGTGTGGGCTTTCTCCAATGAAGTCTAATGCCATATGGAATTTATCTAAAATTCTTATTGACAAGCATGGAGGCGAAGTACCAGATAATTTTAAAGATTTAGAAGCATTACCGGGAGTAGGACACAAAACAGCATCTGTGGTAATGTCTCAGGCTTTTGGGCAACCTGCTTTTCCAGTAGATACACACATACATAGATTAATGTATCGCTGGGGACTCTCAAACGGCAAAAGTGTAGAACAAACAGAAAAAGATGCAAAAAGACTTTTCCCTAAAGAAAAATGGAATAAGCTACACCTACAAATTATCTATTATGGCAGAGAGTATTGCCCAGCAAGAGGTTTTGTACTAGACAATTGCCCAATTACTAAAAAATTTGGTCGACAAAGTTTTATAGATAGCCTCAATAAAAAGCCCGTAAAGAAAAAGGCATAA